GTCCTTGCATTTGAAAACTCAAACAAAATGGAAAAGTGTTCAATTAATCAAATCTGTTCAGTGTGCAAAATTTTTCATGCCTTGGTGTTTTTGAAATATGGTGTCGACGAATCAAAGTATGGTCGACGAAACAGAGTTGTATCGATGAAACAAGGCTGGTCAAAGTCAAAGGTTTTTACTTGGTCAACTTTGGTCAAATTTATGACGAAACAACTCGTTTCGTCGAGGCTACGATGAAACGCAAATGGCCCATTCTGTTTCGTCATGGGCTAAGTTTTAAGGCCCAAGTCCAAGCCCAACAATCCGTTTCGTAGAAGCCCATAACCCGTTTCGTCGAGATAAGTGATTCGCCAAAGTAAGACGGTGTACTTAAAGGGTCCCATGTCAATTATTTGATCACTTTTTCAAACATCACCCTGTTCATCTTCTCCACACTCAACCGCCATACCCCTCTGTCATACCCATTCTTGAACCCTCAATACCCTCTTTTTTCCTTAAAATCTAACAAAAATCAAAGGTACAATAATGATCTGTTCATGTTTCGAAGATTGTGAACCGtatgtttttttgtttaaaaCCCTCGGAGACCCTTGTTTACCTAATGTTTTCATGATTTAAGCTTGTATCTTGTTTGGTATCTTGATAAAACACATAGATTTAGGGTTTATGTGTGTATATGTGctttgatttgggtttgggtTCATGTAACAAAAACAGGGGATgtgggtttgtttgttagttTGACTTGTTTTGGTGAGTTCGATTATAACTGATGTCAATTTTGCATCTAAGATTGTTTTCTATTTGTCTTGAGCAACATAAGTATCAAATTGATGGCTTGTGTGCTAAATGATCATCGGTTAAACATGATGAAAACCCCCAAAATCGACGAAACGGAGAAACCCTAACTGTTCAAAAACCCTCTTCACGACGAAACGAGATGAACGATGAAACGAGATGAACGACGAAATGGATTCGTTTCGTTGAGGTACTGTCGACGAAACAACATGGTCAACGGTCAACTCTGTTTCGTCGCAAATCATTCTGTTTCGTTGAAGACACTCTGTTTCGTCGTCCATGCCTTAGCAAAATTTACAGTTTAGTGTTTGTTCACAGAAGATGTGTTTTTATAGGTTAACTGTCAATTGGATACATGAACTTGTATCCATACATGTCTAAATGCATATGTGCTACCATTGTTTCTTATTGTGGACACTTTCAATCTCAGATGGCACCGAAAGAAGGAAAACGGAAACCCGCGACAAAGAAGGAGAACAAAACGGAAGAGGAGATTATGTCTGAGAAACGTCATAATCAAATTGCTTATCTGGATCCGGAAGAAAAGCTCACTGAACTGAAAGATATCACTAAATGAATACGGGAGTCGCGGATCAATTATGCTGTTACTTTCTCGACGATTGTTTACAAATCTCTTATCAAAGCTTTCTGGGATTCCTCAAGTGTTGTACAAGTGGATGGAAAGGAAGTTATTAGGGGCCGTGTGAACAATTTGGATGTCATAGTCTCTCCGGATATCTTGAACGAGGTTTTACAGCTACAAGACCATCCGGATGCTCCAGATTCTATTCCTATCATGTGTACATGAGGCTGCTTGTTACGAATGAAGTGTATAGGAGACATCTTCAGCACTCAAATCAACAAGGGTGATCTGCCGTTACGCTACAAGTTTCTACTACATGTTCTAATTCAGTGTCTTAGCAAAAGACGTGCCGGATACGATATGGCTGGCAATGATCTAGTTGGCTTCATGGTGGTGTTGGTGCTAAACAAACCGTTTAGCATCTCTAAGTACATCTTCGCCAATATGAAGGAAAATATGACGAGAACTGGAGGTAGAATAACCGGGAACAAGTTCTGGATGTATCCGCGGTTTCTTCAAATGATCATGAATGTTCAACATCCTGATCTTCCTTAAGCCGACAATGACATTCTGAAGATAGAAGCAATGAACTTCAATTCATTGAGGATAATCAAGAACCTTGCAGCCAAAAGATACAAAGAAAGCGATCCTCCAAGGAAGTTGATCGGTGCGCTAGGAAATCCTGATTACGTTGCTCCTGAAGATAATAAATGGCGTCACAATGACAGCCAATCCGATGACGAAGAGCCGgagttgaaaagaaaaatggttgAAAAGTTTGGTCCAGATCCAGTTGATTCCGATATGTCAGagagtgatagtgatgatgaaggtGATGATGGTGGCGATACAGGTGCCGTTGGTGCATCTAGTGCTGGTGCAGCTGGTGATAGATCAGCAGGTGGCGATGACGAggctgattctgattctgatgaTCATCTAATCGAGCCTGGTTACGAAATGTATCTTGATGAACGTGGTGTTAAAAGATACAGGAAGATTAGACAGGAGGATGACCCAGAATACGTTCCTTTAGATTCTGAAGCGGAACGTttaaagaaaaggaaagctgagaaagctgctgaacatcagaagaagaagaagaagaagaaagctaGAAAATACTTGAGAACCTCTGCTCGGCAATCTGTTCCTCAAGAGCTAGTTCAAGAAGCTCCTGTGGTATCTTCAGCTGCTGAAACTCCAACAGTAACTCCTCAGGCTGTTCCTCAAAGATCAATGGCTGCTGCAATTAGAGCAACTACTTCTCAGCCTAGTGATGAGCTCAAAGGATATTCTCGGAAATGTCTCAAGACGGGAAGAATAACTTCCTATTCTCTCAACTTGAAGCAGCGGCAGATCGTATTCAGAGGCAAACTGATTTCATTAGGATCACGAAAAATGATCAGATCAGTCAACAGGTGGAAATAGATCAGTTGAAGTCCACTGTTGGTCAACAGCAAACTGTAATACAACGCCAACAAGCTGAGATTGGTCAACTTAAAGCTGAAAACGTCCATTTGAAAGTTGcagatgaagagagagagagaggagcagTTCTATTCTTCGAAAGTTGGCTGAAGATCTTAAAGGAAGATGTGACTTCATGAAAGAATGGTACGAGTCACGAAATACAACGATAGCTGAGGGAGTTAGGAAGATAACTGCTGGCTATGAGTTTCTTCGAGGTCGGGTTGCTACTCTGTGGGATGATCGATGTAAGCAACAAGAAGTCATGAAGAAAAGGGATGATGATCCTGAAGATCAAGGGAATCCTAATCCTTCTACTACATCACAGTAGCCGACAGCCGATACATCTTCTGCAATCGTTGTTGTTCAGCCGCCAGCGATCGAATCTACTCAAGGAACCTCTTCTGGAACAGTTGAAGAAATACAACAGATTGAAGGTACATCTTCTGTTCCTAGCAGTGCTGATCTTGCATTGCAGGTTATTCATCCAATCACTGGGGAATTACTTGAAGAAGGTGAAATTATCGAGGATCTCTCACATCAGCAATTGATTACTCTAAACGCAATGAGAGATATTGATGACGCTGAGATTGATAAGATGCCGAGTGAGCCTGAAACAACAAATGTTGACGATATCGAAGAAATTGTATTTGAAGGAAATGAGAAGAAGTCTTCATATGTTCGACAAGACGGGACTGAATTCACCCCTTTTGATGAAGAATGGCTAAAATAGAATGTGGAAGTCATTGATGAGCATTTAAAGAACCGTGATACATCTGAAAATGCCACAGATACGTTCTCCACGTGGCGACAACAGTTCTTATCGAAGGTTTCTAAGCCGGTGCCCGAGGCTGCTCAAGTTGATTACTTACAGTTCGAGAAAGCGAAGTCGAGTGGGCGAATCCTCTGTTGGATGTTCGTCAAGGAAATACATTGCGTCGCCATCAAACGGGAATTTGGAATTCAATACTTTCGGTCGTTGCTGAGCATTCTATCTTTGCCCTTTTATGATGTGGCAGCATTGACAAAGATTGAGCTCATAAATCGCTCAAACTTTGATGGTGCAACTTTATTTGAGCGACTGATAAAGATGAACAAGAAGTCTGGCTGGAAAGACAAGTCGTACAAGCCTCAGTTCCCCATTTATCAACAAATCAAGTTTACTCTTGATCCGGCAACCAACACTGGCAGATACAAGCTTGTTTATGAGCCAGCGAAAGTGGTGGATAAGATACCCTTGATGCCGATGAAGCAAGACTTTCTTGGAGAAATGAGGTTATGGTGTTATGACTCCGACACACACGAGGCAGTGATTGTTTTTAATGGCGATCGTGAAAATTTCAGGATGTTGGATCCGATGTGGATCGTTAACATGTCCGCGTCCGACATTGACAAGTTGTATAGGCACGATATTTTCTACAAAGACAAGGACGCGCATCAGGCGTTGAAATTTCAGCGCGTCGCTTGTTTCTACTACTACCGGGGAGTTCATGCGGGCAGTTCGTGGTCCGAACAACACTGAAGAAAGAAGATTCGAAGACCGAAGACGAGTAACAaacaagggggagtctgttgatgcactttTGTGTGTGTAACTAGTCTTGTATTTAcgatgtattttgtacggtcttttgtcgtttatcgagtctgtatttgccgtcgaccaagtcggatatcctcctatccgcttgtgtccgacTTGTTTGTCTCCTTTTGGTATGTAATGATATATGAACGATGCATGTTGCATATAAGGGTATTTCTGTcattatgtttgtgtttgtttgtgttttgctgcaactgtctgtttgcagcaaacaGATCACAAAATGCAGCCTTCGACGAAACAAAACTGTTTCGTCAAACATCTATTGACGAAACAGACATTTGTACATGTGATCTTGTTTCGTCGTGATCAGCGGCGAAACAGACTTGTTTCGTCGTCTGATGGGCTTCTTATGGCCCAGTGTCTTGGCCCAGTTCCATTTCCTCGAGCCAAGTTAGGTTTCGTCGTTGTCTGGCCCAGCTGCTATataaacacattctgtttcgtttCAGAAGGTAGAGATAAGAGAATGCCCTTAAAGTTACTCTGTCaaaactgtgtttgtatcagttgtgATTCTCATCCCGTTTAATCAATTGATTGCGTTTCGTTGGTTAAACTGTGTTGTTACTTTCTTATATGTTTGATTTGGCATAGttacgtggattccgcacacGTAACTTTGTTTGCTATAAACAAAGATTTGGTTTTgttatcgatcctccgatttcgggacctacacCTCATCCTCATGAAGTTGAGAGATAAACACAGGTATCAATGGAGCCTTAATACCTGCTTGAATTTTACGACCCTGACCATTGCAGTGAAAGATCATAGTTTAGAAATAAACAACCAAACGGTAcgtcaaaaaaatataaaacatacTCAGCAGAAAATACAGATAAGCctaaataacacaaaacaaagaAACAATTAGTAAGATACCATAGCATCAAATTTAATAAGACTAAAACAAACAAAGACCAAATAATATTCGACTCAGTTTCATGTTATCTAACactaaaacaaaacacaaaatatACACAATTAGTAAGATAGCATACCATCAAATTTACTTTGATATTAGTAAGATACCATAGCATCAAATTTAATAAGACTAAAACAAAGAAAGACCAAATAATATTCGACTCAGTTTCATGTCATCTAACactaaaacaaaacacaaaatatATACAATTAGTAAGATAGCATACCATCAAATTTACTAAAACTAAAACAAACAAAGCCCAAATAATATTCCACTTTGTTTCATGTCATCTAACACTAAAACAAACAGAAAATATAGACAAAAGAAAATTACACAAAATACAAAAAGCTTTCAAAAACAATCTTCCAGTTCGTTTCATGTCACCAAGATTAAaactttcaaaaacttttcatttatCTTTCTTTATAACTAACCCCAAAGTCATCTAACGCTAAAACAAACTAAAACAAACAGAAAATATAGACAAAAGAAAATTACACAAAAGACAAAAAACTTTCAAAAACAATCTTCCAGTTTGTTTCATGTCACCAAGAGTAAaactttcaaaaacttttcatctttctttGTTTATAACTAACCCTAAAGTCATCTAACACTAAAACAAACAAACTTTATGCTTCACAGAACAAACATCTATCAATGATCAATAACCAACTAAACAATATTCATGTTCAGTCCTTCATATCTAACCCTAAAACATGTAAGAGTATCAGAAAAAACACAAACCTAAAGTACAAAGAACACAAAACACAAACATCTATTACACAACCAAGGAGCTTAGAAataaaaaccaaaccaaaaatcATGCGGATTAGAGAACCATCTCTGTATAAACCCTAAAACAGTAAAATAAGAGAATCATCACTTCACAAATACTAATACCTTCTCATCGATCAAGACGAGGTCCATCCGAAAGGACTGAATCCATTTCCGGATGATTCGACACTTGATAGTCCACATATCTTTGGATGGATTCAAATCGTCTATGACACTGAGTGACAAAGACTGTGATTCACCGACGGATTTCTTCTCCGCTGACATTGTTGGCGAGGAAGCTTTCTAACAGAAACCCTAGATTTTGAATAGAAATCGCCTgtgatgaagaaagagagaaatggtgatgaagaaagagagaaatgTTGCTATATGTTtgaattgagaagaaaaagagagACTGATATGATGTGCATTAAATGGTGAAACAACTCCCCATGCATTTTCAAATTTGCCTCCTAAGaaaaacacaattttttaatttaaaaaactgATTTGTATATATATTCAGATTAAAAAAAATTTGGATTTATGACATCAGCGGAGTCTATGTGGCATAGCTAATATCATGACACGTAAGCAAAGTGAGGTCAGCATCTAAGCTCCTTTAATAGAGAGTATAGATTTGGTTTTTCGTGTTTTCCTCGGTTCAACGCGTATACGAGTCGTTTTTTGATGAAATTTCGCATATTTTGTCGTTTTAGGACGTATGACTTCAACATACCTCGTTTCGGTGACGTTCGGTTGCGTGCGAATATCGTATTTTATGATTACGTACAGTTTTGTTTGAAGTCCACTTGTACTCCATAGTGTCGTGTTATATGTATACGTTCGTGGAAAATATCATTAGTCGCGTATTTTAGCGTACTTTAGAGCATTATATcgtattttaaggtattttaacatattttcatgtatcttatggtattttaaggtattttagcGCATTTTAGCGTATTTCggcgtattttagcgtatttaaTTGTATTTTGACGTATTTCACCGTATTTTCGAACATTTTAGCGTACTGTAGAGCATTATATCGTTTTTTAAGGTATCTTAACATATTTTCATGTATCTTATggtattttaaggtattttagcACATTTTAGCGTATTTCggcgtattttagcgtatttaaTTGTATTTTGACGTATTTCACCGTATTTTCGAACATTTTAGCGTACTGTAGAGCATTATATcgtattttaaggtattttaaccTATTTTCATGTATCTTATggtattttaaggtattttagcGCATTTTAGCGTATTTCGGCGTATTTTAGTGTATTAAATTGTATTTTGACATATTTCACTGTATTTTCGAACATTTTAGCGTACTATAGAGCATTATATcgtattttaaggtattttaacatattttcatgtatcttatggtattttaaggtattttagcGCATTTTAGCGTATTTCggcgtattttagcgtatttaattgtattttgacgtatttcaccgtattttcaaacattttagcgtattttagtgCATGTTAgcgtattttagcatattttcatgtatTTAATTGTACTGTAACGTATTTTGATGTTTTTTAGCGCATTTTCGAATATTTTACCGTATTTTCGTATTACAAGTTAATCAATATAATGCATTGATTTGGCAATAAACAAATGGAATACATTATACAAATAAGTTATTGTTTAAAATTACAAATCAATCAATAACAAGCAATGTAGGGTCAATGTTAGGCTTCATTAGCATATCATACCACGCTATCCGTTCTGTGTAGTTTTCCGTCCAACATAAAGCTTCTTGGCGCGCGCGTCTACTCTATGTAAGGTTCGGTGGCGGCATTGGATAGTCCCCTTCAAGTCTGACGTGGATGAAATGACCACGATTAACACATAACAGTGAAACGAACTGATGGGGGTCACGTGCGTACTTTGGATCATATAAGGGAAATATAGTAGAACAACCTTGGATGTCTAATATGTGAACAATCACACCAAACCTATTGGCAAGGAGTGCTGCTTGAGGCATCTCCATCCAATGTTCCCTGGGTGCCATTCCAACCCCGGTAAAGTTTATTCTTTGTACTTGTTCGTCGTAGTCCCCTGGTACTTCACTATCGAAGATGTACTCCCACATTTCTTTGTTCGGACTCGTCAGCTCTTCAAGTAGTTGGTTTCGAATATACCCAAAGTAACCTTGTTCAAACCCTAAACCCACAGCCGCCGCCCGAAACCCACAATGTCCATCCGGCCTGACATCTTTTATTCTTGAAATGTAACGATGGAACACTTTTGGAATTTGTTTTTTGTATCTATGCGCAAATTCAAGCATTCCCTCACCAGTGACTAACGGAAAGGCATTGCCCTTGCCAGGCTCTTCTTCACGTGAAGATGTTGAACGACCGCGTCGATTTAACGACCTTTGAGACTTTTGAGACATTGCAGACGTAGACGGTATTAGGGAATCTTGCGATGGTACATAAGAGCTATGTCGAGGAGGGTCACACCTACTTTGTTGTCTGGGAGGCCCAACTGAGCTATCTCTAGCAGCTTGCTCTTTTCTTTGTTATTGGACCTTGGAAGTTGGTCGCCCGCGAGTGTTTTCTTGTACGACAGACGGTTTTTTGTCGCTCATATATGGGTTTACCACCGCTATGATCTTCGATAAGACGCTTTTCCTCACTTGCGGGGGTTGGGTAGACAATTTTTGTTTCACATATTCTAATTGTTTGTCTACATCAACATCTTCCTCATTAATATTTGATGCGTTCAGGTCAagttttctgcagaaaatgtcTATATCTTCGAGCTGAATGATGCAATCTGCAAAACAATAAAAAACAGCATTAGACAATCATATTAATTTAAGaaaacaaaacattttttatAAGTCTATAAGTACCTGTATTCTGCAATCTCTCCAGGCGACATGCATATAACAACCCGGCACCCGAGTACAGCTGGCAGCCACATGTTGATCCGAATGACTGCAACGTGTCTGTTCTCCGTGTTAGCTCGTTTTCCAATAGGTTAAGAgcatggatggaaactttaagaAGTAGGTTGGAAAACATAGGAATCTGAAGGTGGCTGTTCATTCGCTTGGTGCGGCTTTCTTCCAAGGATTTCTTTATTTGCGCATATTGCTTTAGTACCAAGGTGTCCACCTTTTTCACCAGTGATTCCAGACTGCATCTCGGTGTAGTAAGCTGTTTCTTTAATGCAGCATGTGCGCCTTCAGCTCTGTTTGTTGTACTTTGCATGAATGTCAGGGTTTGATTGGTCCATGCAGATACGAACAATTGTCTGGAGGTGCTTAACCAGTTATTCCATAGGTAACTAAAAACATctgaaaaaaataaacatattcAAATTTTATATCAAATTGTATGAATGTATTTACTTAGAGAGAACATACATGTAAGTTGTTGATTGACAAGGTGTCTCTGAAGGTTGAGGACATTATATTTGTATAACTCTTCGGTAGCGGAATTACACACTGTTTTCCACTGATTTATAAAGGCTTCCCAATCTTGCCCATTAAACGAACCCTTGCAGTACTTCACAATATTTTGTAAGATGTGGAACCTGCAAAGATATCTGTGTGCGCCAGGGAATATTTTTCTACACGCGTTTATCAGTGCCTGGTCCCTGTCCGTTAGAATTACACGCGGCTCCATGCACTCGTGCAGCATAGACCTGACCCTCTCCAATACCCAGACGTACGTTGCCTCCTGCTCGTTTGAAAGAAATGCATGCGCAACACAGAAGGTGTGGTTTGTCGACGACATACCCACAACTTGCAAAAATGGAAGATTGTACATGTTAGTCTTGTAGGTAGCGTCGATCATAAGCACATGCGGGAATGCCCTCCACATTTCAAAGGACTTATCGTGACAGAAAAATATATGCTGAACGACGTTGGTGGAAGGTTCCGCCTGTATGTAATAGGTCATCTTTTTTTCCTGGAGGATTTGTTCTAGTCGCTGCATGGGAGACGGTTTTTTCTCGAACTTTGCGGCCCTAATCTTTTGGCAAGCGTTGTGTATGTCTTTCGGAACACATACGTTCTCAGGGTTCTGTTCGGTTGCGGCCTTCCAGATTGTATGGGGCTGTATGTCTTGATCTGTCAGCTCTTGCACCAGCCTAAACTCATTAGGAGTAAGCCTCCTGGCATACGCGTAACCCTCCAGATGTTCAGCAGGGCCGTGGTTGTGCGCctcgttaattttttttttcaaataatctATCCGCCAAGACATACTGCCCCGGTCCAGACAACCTATCACCATAAAAGGGCACGCGCATTTTTTGCTGCCGGTTTTCCTAATCGTGGCCTTACTCTCATGCTCGCCGCTACGACAACATTGGAGCCACACCCGGTTATCCTTGGACCGTCTGGTAACAATTATGTATCCGTTGGCTAAACCCCTTCGTTTTACCCAACTTTCCATATCATTGCGGGATAAAAATCCTAAAAACATAACaagtaatttaaaaaaatataacaattttgaaTGTACTTTTTTAAAAATTCTTAAAAAATATTtgattaatatttaaaaaaatagtagattaatatttaaaaaaatattttaatgtattttttataatattaaaaaatataacaggtttaattaattttataaaaatatttcatataacatttattaattaatttttatcctatttgaaaaatataacaattttaatgTATTTTGTATTAACAATTGTATAAtaatttaacagaaaaaaatataacatttaacaaaaatatatatcgTTCGTACCTGATCAGTTTTGTACGAAACTTGCACGGGTGGCTCCTCACCCAATGACTCTTGCACGGCTGGATCGTCACCCAATGACTCTTGCACGTAAGAAGGGTGACTAAGGTCTCCTTGTACTCCCGAGGGACCACTAACGAAAACGTTATTGCCATATTCTTCCTGTCTGTACGAGGGAACGTAACCGGGTTCATAAAACGGAGACCTATAACCTTGATCATGGCTACATGCGTTCAAATCTGGTAGCAACGGTTCGCGGGACATAGCAgactaaaaaaaaaaaccaacggGTAAAAGGTAATGGTAAGTTTAACGCCGAATAGAAAAAAGTAAATATATATACTTACCTCGTTGAGGTCTGGCAACGACGATTCATTATGACGGGGACGTTAGCCAGACATGATCTCGTGTGCGTGATCATCATTTCCACCCAAATCGTAAGAATCAGGGACATTAGACCCCGCCTAATACAAACAGTGTGCTAAGTATTTCATAAAAAAAACCAGAATAAGTTAAAAAAATGATATACCACACTACTATCCGAAATAAACGTGCTCGTGTCCGCCTCAGACGGCTCACCGAAAACATAGTTGTACCAAGACATGTTTGTTAGTGAATGTGAATATATAACGAAGACGATATATATATGGTCTTCTTCATCGTTTAAATAGGGGAAGAAGAATTCAAATTCAGAAAAGAATACGagtcgtatagccctatacgatgcgtataggtCATACGTCAATCACTTTACGTCACTCAACAGTGACGGAAAGCTGATCGTACTTTCTAAAAaaagtaatacgcatcgtataggcctatacaatgCGTATTACTTTAACCCCCGTGAGACAATGTTAGTCTTTGACTGACACATAATTAATTACCAACACAATACacatcgtatagacctatacgatgcgtattaaggGTGTCGATTTAATAAGCCAAGATGTGCCAATAATACGACCCTATAGAATATAACTTGCTTGATGCATCCAAGAGAGTCGGCCCAAACCTAAGGCAATAGCCAACATGGCTATATTTCCTTTCTTGAAATTTTGGTTTTGTAGTTTCTCGTCCTGTCTAGTCCAGACTCAATACAAACTGAGACCGACCGGTAACCTGGCTACCGGTCTCCATGACTATCACCGGGTTCTCTGACTATAGGGTGTGGAGGAGTTTGGGTTGGAggcattgctcgacacgtggTAGGTGTGGGCTCCACCAGTCCACACCAAAAAAAGTGGGGTGTTGAAGGAGGTGGCCAGGCCGGCGTTGGGGTGTCATGTGGCAcctaaatttttttttgtttttttttatattaatcaTCAGCATCCAGCCAAATCATTGTCAGACACATCACCCAGGCCAGCGTCACACGTCAAGCACTATTGCCACGCCAAGTGGGCAACGCTCACCAAAACGCCAACCCGGGGTGGTGTACCCAACGTTAAAGGGCCAACAACTCCCCTTGGCCACGCACACACCCACCAACTCCTATGTTTAAGATCTAGAAGTtatcttcctcctcttcttctttctttcttttattttttttacaaagtgTGTTTCATATGTTGCAAATAGACAGTGTGGTTGGCGATGGCCGTCAAAGATGAAACTGTATTTTGGAACTTTGCTATAATTTAACCTGTATTGAGTATACATGTGTTTTCATTcttgaaagtgataaatgaaagGAATAATAATttcacataattgattttgttgTTTTCAACTATTATTGAACTCGTAATATTATGTATACATTAGACCAAAGCTATAACCCGGGTTAAACTCGTATAACAAATTACTTTACTTGGAACAAGGTCGTTTCAACGTTTTTGAAGGCACTAAGCGAACTATAAAGTTTGGGCCCTATTGAATTTGTATAAAGAAAATCAACAAATCGACCTTTTTCTATAACTAATCTGAGTAGTATCTTCCAAGCCAGCAAACCGGCAATACGAATCACCAATCATCCAATCCCTTTTTTTGACTCTTGAATACTTGACAACCCTAAATAAATATCAACATAATCACCAATaccaaatcaaaatcaaatatTATAGATCAAATCATTCAATTTGCAACTGATTAGTGATTTAGTGATTCTTTGGGATTGCTCAATATTTACACACATACAGACATGGCGATGAGATTTTAGGAATTGAGATTGAGATTTGAGACATTGAATAACCATGGCGATGATCACCCCTGATTTAGGCCCTAATTTTGCCCAATCCGGAATCAGTTTCATTTTGGTTACTAAAAAGGTGCCGCAAGTAAGGAGGGTTGGTGTGTCGTGTCGTTGCTTTTAGATTCTGCTATGAAGCGTGTGTGAACCGTATGGATTCCTAGAGTAAAATTCTAAATCTTGGGCTTAGAAACTTTATTTAAGCGGACTAAAAACAAGTCTATATAAAGCCTGGTAGTAGCATCATTTGGAATATGAAT
The sequence above is drawn from the Helianthus annuus cultivar XRQ/B chromosome 12, HanXRQr2.0-SUNRISE, whole genome shotgun sequence genome and encodes:
- the LOC110919048 gene encoding uncharacterized protein LOC110919048 — encoded protein: MSREPLLPDLNACSHDQGYRSPFYEPGYVPSYRQEEYGNNVFVSGPSGVQGDLSHPSYVQESLGDDPAVQESLGFLSRNDMESWVKRRGLANGYIIVTRRSKDNRVWLQCCRSGEHESKATIRKTGSKKCACPFMVIGCLDRGSMSWRIDYLKKKINEAHNHGPAEHLEGYAYARRLTPNEFRLVQELTDQDIQPHTIWKAATEQNPENVCVPKDIHNACQKIRAAKFEKKPSPMQRLEQILQEKKMTYYIQAEPSTNVVQHIFFCHDKSFEMWRAFPHVLMIDATYKTNMYNLPFLQVVGMSSTNHTFCVAHAFLSNEQEATYVWVLERVRSMLHECMEPRVILTDRDQALINACRKIFPGAHRYLCRFHILQNIVKYCKGSFNGQDWEAFINQWKTVCNSATEELYKYNVLNLQRHLVNQQLTYVFSYLWNNWLSTSRQLFVSAWTNQTLTFMQSTTNRAEGAHAALKKQLTTPRCSLESLVKKVDTLVLKQYAQIKKSLEESRTKRMNSHLQIPMFSNLLLKVSIHALNLLENELTRRTDTLQSFGSTCGCQLYSGAGLLYACRLERLQNTDCIIQLEDIDIFCRKLDLNASNINEEDVDVDKQLEYVKQKLSTQPPQVRKSVLSKIIAVVNPYMSDKKPSVVQENTRGRPTSKVQ